The Acidobacteriota bacterium DNA segment GGAACTGAGGCCGTTGAATGCCAAGCCCGCGAATGCGGGCGGCAGAGTGTGAAAAATAACGTCTCGTCGCTTGACGTAACTGTCGCCCGCTCTCGCGGGCTGTTGCCTTAATTTCGCGTTTTTTCCTGGGGTTTCGCGCCGTTGCGCTCCACCCCAGGCTATATGCTCGCCGCCCGCCTTCGCGGGCTGAGACAAACCAATTCCGTGAAAAGATTTGGGTAAAGACAAGGCGTTGAAACGCCGGGCTAAAGTCAGCCGCCGCTATGCGGCGAAGGGCAGGCTGAGTGGTTACAATCAGGTTTTGTCATCGTCGGCACAGCCGCCAAGGCTCAATTCCGCGCGATCAAAAACGACCTGCTTATACATACGTGGTCCTTTTTGAATGAGAACATCTTTTTGCGCTTCGGTGTCAATTTCATGAGTCGGATCGCTGACTCGCTCATGATTTAGCTTAACTCCGCCTCCCTTGATCAACCGCCCCGCTTCCGCTTTGGATGAGGCAAGGCCTGTTTCAACCATTAAATCCACTAGCTTTACTTTCTGCTTAAACACTTTTGCTGTGTATATGACAACATCGTTTGGGACTTGATGTAATCGGAAGCGGCGGATGAATTCGGCTTCGGCGGTGTCGGCGTCGGCCTGGGAATGAAAATCGGCGACAATTTTCTTGGCCAGTTCCGATTTGGCGTCGCGCGGATGTTTTCGACCTGCTTCCACGTCGGTTTTCAAGCTGGCGATTTCGGCGGGCGTCAAATCCGTCAGCAGTTCGTAGTATTTCCACATCAGGTCATCGGAAATGGACATGGCTTTGCCGTACATTTCATCCGCCGATTCGGCAATGCCGATGTAATTGTTTTTGCTCTTCGACATCTTTTCGACGCCGTCCAAGCCTTCCAACAACGGCGTCGTCATAATCACCTGCGCTTCGACGCCGTAGGCCCGCTGGATTTCGCGCGCCATCAACAAATTGAATTTTTGATCCGTGCCGCCCAATTCCACATCGGCTTTGAGCGCGACGGAATCGTAACCCTGCGCCAATGGGTACAGCAGTTCGTGCAGGCTAATCGGAACTCCGGCGGTCAGACGTTTCGAAAATTCATCGCGTTCCAGAATCTGGGCCAGCGTGACTTTCGCCATCAACCGGACAAAGTCTTCCGGCTTGAAGGCGTTCATCCAGTCCGCATTGAATTCGATGATCGTCTTATTAGGATCGAGCAGTTTGAAGATTTGGTTTTTGTAGGTTTCGGCGTTCGCCAGAACTTGTTCGCGTGTAAGCGGTGGGCGAGTCGTGTTTCGTCCGGTCGGATCGCCGATCATTCCCGTGAAATCGCCAATCAAGAAAATCACGTCGTGGCCGAGTTGCTGAAAGGCTTTCAGTTTGCGGATGACGACCGTGTGGCCCAGGTGAATGTCCGGCGCGGTTGGGTCAGCGCCGAGCTTGACGCGAAGCGGCTTTCCCGTAGCAGCCGATTTTTCCAGCTTCTTTTTCAACTCTTCGGCGGGAATGACATCCACACAGCCTTTGGTCAGAAATGCAATTTGTTCGTCAATTGTCATACATTCAGTAGACAGTAGACGGTAGGCATCAGACAGTAGTTGAGTTTCCAGCAAACTCCTTACTTGCGAAAACTTCCACTGTCTACTGTCTACTGTCTACTTTGGTAAGTTTCTGATTGCCAATGAGCGAAATTCATTGAACAGCGTTTCACTGGCAAATGCTCGTTTGGGCAGCAGGTTGAATGAATCGTTGCCGTAAACCAACATCAATCCGTCCTGGCTTTCGATCACTTTTTGGTAATACCGCCAATCCAGGTTCGATTCAATCACGCCCATGCGAAAATAAACGCCGTCTTCGCTGAAGGCGACTTCGTGTTCCGTTTCATATAGAGGCTCGCGCCGCCATTTTCGGTTGGAAGCCCAGCGCCGGACGAATGGCCCAGCCAACAGGACGACCAATCCGAGCACGATGACAATGGCGGAAAACACGCCCATGCCGTCAATTAGCATCAGAACGATGCTTGCCAGCATCAGCAATCCGCCGACAACCCATTCAGGCGCCATAGCTTGATGGTCGCGCCGGAAAAATTCCTGCGCAGCGAAGTACTCTTCCCAGGTCAAAAAGAATTTGATGCTTTCAGTCATGATCAGGCTTCAAAATCGAAGTCGCGTATTCTGCCATCCGCTTCAACGTTTGCCAACGCCTGGGTACGCGATGCCTCTGGCTCGCGGTCTTGGCGAAATGCTTCTTTGTTCTCACCGCCTCCTTTGCCGAAACCGCACGCTGGAAGCGATGCGTACCCAGAGTCGTTTTTGACCGTCCACAAAGCGTTCTGGTAGTATCCGCACCTCGTTTTTGTGCCTTCACGTTGACCCCGCACAAATTTATCAAGTTCTACGAAAGGTCTCATTCATAACAATGGCAGCTTCCAGCATGGAAAAGATCGTCAGCCTGTGCAAACGGCGCGGGTTCATCTTTGCGAATTCGGAAATTTATGGCGGTATCGGTTCAACTTGGGATTACGGCCCCTTGGGCGTCGAGCTGAAAAACAACGTTATGCGCGCCTGGTGGCGTTCGGTGGTGTACGACCGCGACGATATGGAAGGGCTGGATGCCGC contains these protein-coding regions:
- a CDS encoding tyrosine--tRNA ligase, with amino-acid sequence MTIDEQIAFLTKGCVDVIPAEELKKKLEKSAATGKPLRVKLGADPTAPDIHLGHTVVIRKLKAFQQLGHDVIFLIGDFTGMIGDPTGRNTTRPPLTREQVLANAETYKNQIFKLLDPNKTIIEFNADWMNAFKPEDFVRLMAKVTLAQILERDEFSKRLTAGVPISLHELLYPLAQGYDSVALKADVELGGTDQKFNLLMAREIQRAYGVEAQVIMTTPLLEGLDGVEKMSKSKNNYIGIAESADEMYGKAMSISDDLMWKYYELLTDLTPAEIASLKTDVEAGRKHPRDAKSELAKKIVADFHSQADADTAEAEFIRRFRLHQVPNDVVIYTAKVFKQKVKLVDLMVETGLASSKAEAGRLIKGGGVKLNHERVSDPTHEIDTEAQKDVLIQKGPRMYKQVVFDRAELSLGGCADDDKT
- a CDS encoding YcxB family protein, giving the protein MTESIKFFLTWEEYFAAQEFFRRDHQAMAPEWVVGGLLMLASIVLMLIDGMGVFSAIVIVLGLVVLLAGPFVRRWASNRKWRREPLYETEHEVAFSEDGVYFRMGVIESNLDWRYYQKVIESQDGLMLVYGNDSFNLLPKRAFASETLFNEFRSLAIRNLPK